A region from the Oceanidesulfovibrio marinus genome encodes:
- a CDS encoding transaldolase family protein, whose protein sequence is MPRKELNTKIFIDGGDPDETRAIIKSLGFLDGQTTNPSFVSKNPRAQEKMDRGETFTEPELLEFYKGIVQEISSLIPDGSVSIEVYADENTTAEEMLEQGRTMNSWIPNAHIKLPSSKEGIRAAEQAVKEGMRVNMTLCFSLKQAAAVYSATRGAKRGQVFISPFVGRLDDRGEDGMSFIANLLKLYKKGDGHVMVLTASVRHDAHLMEALHLGSDIITAKLETLDEWAKKGSPLPGEAYAYDPHGLKPLPYEDLDLEADWTSFDLTHPLTTQGMEKFTKDWNKLLGK, encoded by the coding sequence ATGCCACGCAAGGAACTGAATACCAAGATATTCATCGACGGCGGCGACCCGGACGAGACCCGCGCCATCATCAAGTCCCTGGGGTTTCTGGACGGACAGACCACCAACCCCAGCTTTGTCTCCAAGAACCCCCGCGCCCAGGAGAAAATGGACCGCGGCGAGACCTTTACCGAGCCTGAGCTGCTGGAGTTCTACAAAGGCATCGTGCAGGAGATTTCCAGCTTGATTCCGGACGGTTCCGTGTCCATTGAGGTCTACGCGGACGAGAACACCACGGCCGAGGAGATGCTGGAGCAGGGCCGGACGATGAATAGCTGGATTCCCAACGCGCACATCAAGCTGCCCTCCTCGAAAGAAGGCATCCGCGCCGCCGAGCAGGCCGTGAAGGAAGGCATGCGCGTCAACATGACCCTGTGCTTCAGCCTGAAGCAGGCCGCGGCGGTGTATAGCGCCACGCGCGGGGCTAAGCGCGGTCAGGTCTTCATCTCGCCCTTTGTGGGGCGGCTGGATGACCGCGGCGAAGACGGCATGAGCTTTATCGCCAACCTCCTGAAGCTGTACAAGAAGGGCGACGGCCACGTGATGGTGCTCACGGCCAGCGTGCGCCACGACGCCCACCTCATGGAGGCGCTGCACCTGGGCTCGGACATTATCACGGCCAAGCTGGAGACCCTGGACGAGTGGGCCAAGAAGGGCTCGCCTCTGCCTGGCGAGGCATACGCCTACGATCCCCACGGCCTGAAGCCGCTGCCGTACGAGGACCTGGACCTGGAGGCGGACTGGACGAGCTTCGACTTGACCCATCCCCTGACCACGCAGGGCATGGAGAAGTTTACCAAGGATTGGAACAAGCTGCTGGGAAAATAA
- a CDS encoding type II toxin-antitoxin system HicB family antitoxin, with the protein MHYPIIVVPEPEQQAYTAVAPDIGEVASFGDSIEEALANLQEAVELYLEDAEEAPQPSKLEAVLEHEEVREHGGVVAFADLDLSFLDRKPVRLNVSLPSGLVKKIDEAARKRGMTRSGYLAWAADQAMARRQAEC; encoded by the coding sequence ATGCATTATCCGATCATTGTTGTTCCGGAGCCGGAGCAGCAGGCGTACACCGCCGTTGCTCCCGACATCGGCGAAGTCGCGTCGTTCGGAGATTCCATCGAAGAAGCCTTGGCAAACCTGCAAGAGGCTGTGGAACTCTACCTGGAAGACGCAGAAGAAGCACCCCAGCCATCCAAACTGGAGGCCGTGCTGGAGCACGAAGAAGTGCGAGAACACGGCGGCGTGGTGGCATTCGCAGATCTTGATCTCTCATTCCTGGACCGCAAACCGGTTAGGCTCAACGTGAGTCTCCCCAGCGGATTGGTTAAGAAGATCGACGAGGCAGCCCGCAAACGCGGCATGACTCGTTCCGGCTATCTGGCTTGGGCCGCAGATCAAGCGATGGCGAGGAGACAGGCAGAATGCTGA
- a CDS encoding type II toxin-antitoxin system HicA family toxin, producing MDSREVIQRLRDAGFEHVSTKGSHKKFRRGDKMVIVPDPKKDIPAGTLRSIYRQADLPWPP from the coding sequence ATGGATAGCAGGGAAGTCATACAACGGCTGAGAGATGCAGGCTTTGAGCATGTATCCACCAAAGGCAGCCATAAAAAGTTCCGCCGGGGCGATAAAATGGTGATCGTCCCTGATCCGAAAAAGGATATTCCGGCCGGCACCCTGCGCAGTATTTACCGTCAGGCCGACCTACCCTGGCCCCCTTGA
- a CDS encoding glycosyltransferase family protein: MPQRPARFTIRDESGRTRTLSGHPGQFVFIPPPSAGPGGATPGVILGLGPSPATAIGILKHNLHGAAPIRYVEAPAFQEQMDARWSRGIPLGTSALPWPRDTPDAPIPDEVKELLRSAALLIYKSGLRLFPSFWAPVLAAVRLARAGLPMDAAAASNAPSSARSTNTACRVLIPGTPHDLLRQELTHGFTAAGCEVAQHDIPAGSEPSTTAALLSSRRPDLFFSVNFRGLDPLGETFHLLRRAGTRTAVWFVDNPFHQLSGMDAPFWQEIPLFVTDASFIEPLRRHGAREVHHLPLAASPGMCNAADFKPSALPIPTATLAQETVFVGRSSFPEKRNFFAGIQIPPDIATKARAMLASGERPDFFWWAERLGIDTFWPGKAVRAAGLGAEESSLALRIAAVTAAAEHGPTRVFGDEAWRGLLPESSQLSLSQPVDYYGPLAGIYAAARCVLGATSLLLPAGLTQRHFDVWAAGGLLLTDATPGLDIFPRELTTPVTYASPADIPTALARLEREPATTRALRDAWRALILESHTYAHRARSVLELIGLTY; encoded by the coding sequence ATGCCCCAACGACCAGCACGGTTCACCATCCGCGACGAATCCGGTCGCACGCGCACCCTCTCCGGCCATCCGGGGCAGTTCGTCTTCATCCCGCCGCCGTCCGCCGGACCGGGCGGAGCCACGCCGGGCGTCATCCTGGGCCTGGGCCCGTCCCCGGCCACGGCCATCGGCATCCTCAAGCACAATCTGCACGGCGCCGCCCCCATCCGCTACGTGGAGGCCCCGGCTTTCCAGGAGCAGATGGACGCGCGCTGGTCGCGCGGGATTCCGCTGGGCACTTCCGCCCTGCCTTGGCCGCGGGACACGCCGGACGCGCCAATTCCGGACGAGGTAAAGGAGCTGCTGCGCAGCGCCGCACTCCTTATATATAAGAGCGGGCTCAGGCTGTTCCCTTCGTTCTGGGCCCCGGTGCTCGCCGCGGTGCGGCTGGCGCGGGCCGGGCTGCCCATGGATGCGGCCGCAGCCTCCAATGCGCCGTCATCCGCACGGTCTACGAACACTGCCTGCCGCGTACTCATTCCCGGCACGCCGCACGACCTGCTGCGCCAGGAGCTAACCCACGGCTTCACGGCCGCCGGTTGCGAGGTCGCGCAGCACGACATCCCCGCCGGCAGCGAGCCCTCGACCACCGCCGCCCTGCTTTCATCTCGTCGGCCCGACCTCTTTTTCAGCGTCAACTTCCGCGGTCTCGATCCCCTGGGCGAGACGTTCCACCTGCTGCGCCGCGCCGGAACGCGCACCGCCGTGTGGTTCGTGGACAACCCCTTCCACCAGCTCTCGGGCATGGACGCGCCTTTCTGGCAGGAGATCCCGCTGTTCGTGACCGACGCCTCCTTCATCGAGCCCTTGCGCCGACATGGCGCGCGCGAGGTGCACCACCTGCCCCTGGCCGCAAGCCCCGGCATGTGCAACGCCGCTGACTTCAAACCATCCGCCCTGCCCATACCAACGGCCACGCTGGCCCAGGAGACGGTCTTTGTGGGCCGCTCCTCCTTCCCGGAGAAACGCAACTTTTTTGCTGGAATACAGATTCCACCAGACATTGCGACCAAAGCCCGCGCCATGCTCGCCAGTGGCGAACGGCCGGACTTCTTCTGGTGGGCCGAGCGGTTGGGGATAGACACCTTCTGGCCGGGCAAGGCGGTTCGCGCCGCCGGTCTGGGCGCCGAGGAATCGTCCCTGGCCCTGCGCATCGCAGCCGTGACCGCCGCGGCAGAGCACGGGCCCACGCGCGTGTTCGGCGACGAGGCCTGGCGCGGGCTCCTGCCCGAATCTTCGCAGCTCTCGCTCTCCCAACCGGTGGATTACTACGGTCCGCTGGCCGGCATCTACGCCGCCGCGCGCTGCGTGCTCGGTGCCACCAGCCTGCTCCTGCCGGCCGGGCTGACCCAACGCCACTTCGATGTCTGGGCCGCCGGCGGCCTGCTGCTCACCGACGCCACCCCCGGCCTCGACATCTTCCCGCGCGAGCTTACCACACCCGTCACTTACGCCTCGCCCGCCGACATCCCGACGGCGCTAGCCCGGCTGGAACGCGAGCCCGCCACCACACGCGCACTCCGCGACGCCTGGCGCGCGCTTATTCTGGAATCACACACGTATGCGCATCGCGCGCGGAGCGTGCTGGAACTAATTGGATTAACATATTAA
- a CDS encoding RlmE family RNA methyltransferase, translating to MKKYRDHYFKRAKQESYPARSVYKLKEMDKRFSLLKPGMKALDLGAAPGSWTLYAAERVGSKGVVVGVDLQETETKFPEQVRFFVDDVFEPRAGFLGALKEYAPFDIVLSDMAPKTTGNKFTDQARSMNLVEEALALAHNCLINGGNFVVKIFMGPDADAYRHELMQHFRSVKTFKPKSSRSESKEIFYVGLGFKGGQDA from the coding sequence ATGAAAAAATATCGCGACCATTACTTCAAGCGCGCCAAGCAGGAAAGCTATCCGGCGCGCTCCGTGTACAAGCTCAAGGAGATGGACAAGCGCTTCTCCCTGCTCAAGCCGGGCATGAAGGCGCTGGACCTCGGCGCGGCCCCTGGCTCGTGGACACTGTACGCCGCCGAGCGCGTGGGGAGCAAGGGCGTCGTCGTGGGCGTGGACTTGCAGGAGACCGAGACGAAGTTTCCGGAGCAGGTGCGCTTCTTCGTGGACGACGTGTTCGAGCCCAGGGCCGGGTTCCTGGGCGCTCTCAAGGAGTATGCGCCCTTTGACATCGTGCTGAGCGACATGGCGCCCAAGACCACGGGCAACAAGTTCACGGACCAGGCGCGCTCCATGAATCTGGTGGAAGAGGCCCTTGCGCTCGCCCACAATTGCCTGATAAATGGCGGCAATTTCGTGGTCAAGATTTTCATGGGGCCGGATGCGGACGCCTACCGCCACGAGCTCATGCAGCATTTCCGGTCCGTGAAAACATTCAAACCAAAAAGTTCTCGCAGCGAAAGCAAAGAGATTTTCTACGTGGGTCTCGGCTTCAAAGGTGGCCAGGACGCATAG
- a CDS encoding YebC/PmpR family DNA-binding transcriptional regulator: protein MAGHSKWHNIMHRKGRQDAKKGKQFTKAAKEIIIAARAGGGDADMNPRLRAAIAAAKQVNLPKDKIENAIKKGTGEIEGENYEEVTYEGYGPGGVALLVECATDNRNRTVSEVRHAFTKHGGNLGENGSVSWMFDRKGVFTFPKDQAEEEQLMEIGLEAGAEDVVDDGDAWTVHSAPEDFETLREAFEAAGLTAEEAETSMVPQNTIEVDADNGRKLMKLIEVLDELDDVQNVHGNFDIPDEVMAELEG, encoded by the coding sequence ATGGCTGGACACAGTAAATGGCACAACATCATGCACCGCAAGGGGCGCCAGGACGCCAAGAAGGGCAAGCAGTTCACCAAGGCGGCCAAGGAGATCATCATTGCGGCGCGCGCCGGCGGCGGCGATGCTGACATGAACCCCCGGCTGCGCGCGGCTATTGCCGCGGCCAAGCAGGTGAACCTGCCCAAGGACAAGATCGAGAACGCGATCAAGAAGGGCACCGGCGAGATAGAGGGCGAGAACTACGAAGAGGTCACGTACGAGGGCTATGGTCCGGGCGGCGTGGCTCTGCTCGTGGAGTGCGCTACGGACAACCGCAACCGCACGGTCTCCGAGGTGCGCCACGCCTTTACCAAGCACGGCGGGAACCTGGGCGAGAACGGCAGCGTGAGCTGGATGTTCGATCGCAAGGGCGTGTTCACCTTCCCCAAGGACCAGGCCGAGGAAGAGCAGCTCATGGAGATCGGGCTGGAGGCCGGGGCCGAGGATGTGGTGGATGACGGCGACGCCTGGACCGTGCACAGCGCGCCCGAGGACTTCGAGACCCTGCGCGAGGCTTTCGAGGCAGCCGGGCTCACGGCCGAGGAGGCCGAAACCTCCATGGTGCCGCAGAACACCATCGAGGTGGACGCGGACAACGGCCGCAAGCTGATGAAGCTCATCGAGGTTCTGGACGAGCTGGATGACGTGCAGAACGTGCACGGCAACTTCGACATCCCTGACGAAGTGATGGCCGAGCTGGAGGGCTAG
- the ruvC gene encoding crossover junction endodeoxyribonuclease RuvC, giving the protein MAEVIVLGIDPGTRCTGYGVVREVSGQAVLVAAGAIRPPAKATMAKRLGEIYKGIAKVIEQYGPHEVAMEEVFTYKNVTSALKLGQARGAAMAACAVHGLEVRGYNPMAVKKSIVGTGRADKNQVAYMVAQVLGTKARQECESWPADVTDALAMAVCHLNSRRLARLTEAAGGMR; this is encoded by the coding sequence ATGGCTGAAGTCATTGTCCTGGGCATAGATCCCGGAACCCGCTGCACCGGCTACGGCGTGGTGCGCGAGGTTTCCGGCCAGGCCGTGCTGGTGGCGGCCGGGGCTATCCGTCCTCCGGCCAAGGCTACCATGGCCAAGCGGCTGGGCGAGATCTACAAGGGTATCGCCAAGGTCATCGAGCAGTACGGACCCCACGAGGTGGCCATGGAGGAGGTCTTCACCTACAAGAACGTCACCTCGGCGCTCAAGCTTGGCCAGGCGCGCGGCGCGGCCATGGCGGCCTGCGCCGTGCACGGTCTGGAGGTGCGCGGCTACAACCCCATGGCCGTCAAGAAGAGCATTGTGGGCACGGGCCGCGCGGACAAAAACCAGGTGGCCTACATGGTTGCGCAGGTGCTGGGCACCAAAGCCCGGCAGGAGTGCGAGAGCTGGCCAGCGGACGTGACCGACGCCCTGGCCATGGCCGTGTGCCATCTCAACTCCCGGCGGCTGGCCAGACTTACCGAAGCGGCAGGCGGCATGCGGTGA
- the ruvA gene encoding Holliday junction branch migration protein RuvA — protein MIAYLEGRLLEVGESSLVLVTEGGVGYELYAPVPLLARLPVRGEQLTVYVQTIVREDAIELYGFEDWESRKLFAMLISISKLGPKTGLAILSMYSPDDLRRVVADEDVAALTKVPGIGKKTGQHIFLELKYKLKDTVGGLPAAGPAGSVLRDAVTGLVNLGYSEEEARPAVEQALADDADLDVAEALRAALKRLAAKR, from the coding sequence ATGATAGCGTATCTGGAAGGACGTCTCCTGGAAGTCGGCGAGAGCTCCCTGGTCCTCGTTACCGAGGGCGGGGTGGGGTATGAGCTTTACGCACCCGTGCCGCTGCTTGCGCGCCTGCCCGTGCGTGGCGAGCAGCTCACAGTGTATGTACAGACAATCGTGCGCGAGGACGCCATCGAGCTGTACGGCTTCGAGGACTGGGAGTCGCGCAAGCTCTTCGCCATGCTCATCTCCATCTCCAAGCTGGGCCCCAAGACCGGCCTGGCCATCCTCTCCATGTACTCGCCGGACGACCTGCGGCGCGTCGTGGCGGACGAGGATGTGGCCGCGCTCACCAAGGTGCCGGGCATCGGCAAAAAGACCGGCCAGCACATCTTTCTGGAGCTCAAGTATAAGCTCAAGGACACGGTGGGCGGCCTGCCGGCGGCCGGTCCGGCCGGAAGCGTGCTGCGCGATGCGGTGACAGGACTGGTGAACCTGGGGTATTCCGAAGAGGAAGCGCGCCCGGCCGTGGAGCAGGCTCTGGCGGATGACGCCGACCTGGACGTGGCCGAGGCATTGCGTGCGGCGCTCAAGCGGCTGGCCGCCAAGCGATAA
- the ruvB gene encoding Holliday junction branch migration DNA helicase RuvB, which translates to MPGKAPGDETIRPQRLDDFIGQDDLRSNLSVYLQAARDRCQAMDHALFYGNPGLGKTTLAQIMASELGVNIVPTSGPVLERGGDLAAILSNLGARDILFVDEIHRMPAAVEEILYPAMEDFKLDLVIGQGPAARTVKIDLEPFTLVGATTRLGLLTSPLRDRFGVILRLEFYAPDDLARIVKRAAAILGINITDDGALEIGRRARGTPRIANRLLRRVRDFASVHGNGLVDAEAASQALGRMDVDEHGLDQMDRKILEVIIHHYGGGPVGVKTIAVACSEEVRTIEEIYEPFLIQRGFIKRTPRGRVATARAYKHLNIF; encoded by the coding sequence ATGCCCGGCAAGGCGCCGGGCGACGAGACCATCCGGCCGCAACGATTGGACGATTTCATCGGCCAGGATGACCTGCGCTCGAACCTCTCCGTCTATCTGCAGGCGGCCAGGGATCGCTGCCAGGCCATGGACCATGCGCTGTTCTATGGCAACCCGGGCCTGGGCAAGACCACCCTGGCGCAGATCATGGCCTCGGAGCTGGGCGTGAATATCGTGCCCACCTCCGGCCCGGTGCTGGAGCGCGGCGGCGATCTTGCGGCCATCCTCTCCAACCTGGGCGCGCGGGACATCCTGTTCGTGGATGAGATCCACCGCATGCCGGCGGCTGTCGAAGAGATTCTCTACCCGGCCATGGAGGACTTCAAGCTCGACCTGGTCATCGGGCAGGGGCCGGCCGCACGCACCGTGAAGATAGATCTGGAGCCCTTCACCCTGGTGGGCGCAACCACTCGGCTCGGCCTGCTCACCTCGCCGCTGCGCGACCGCTTCGGCGTTATCCTGCGGCTGGAGTTCTACGCGCCGGACGATCTGGCGCGCATCGTCAAGCGCGCGGCCGCCATTCTGGGCATCAACATCACGGACGACGGCGCGCTGGAGATCGGCCGCCGGGCGCGGGGAACGCCGCGCATCGCCAACCGGCTGCTGCGCCGGGTGCGGGACTTCGCCAGCGTGCACGGCAACGGCCTGGTGGACGCCGAGGCGGCATCCCAGGCCCTGGGACGCATGGACGTGGACGAGCACGGCCTGGACCAGATGGATCGCAAGATCCTGGAGGTCATCATCCACCACTACGGTGGCGGCCCCGTGGGCGTGAAGACCATTGCCGTGGCCTGCTCCGAGGAAGTGCGGACCATCGAGGAAATCTACGAGCCGTTCCTCATCCAGCGCGGATTCATCAAGCGCACGCCGCGCGGCCGGGTGGCCACGGCGCGCGCCTACAAGCACCTGAACATATTCTAG
- the thyX gene encoding FAD-dependent thymidylate synthase → MPAVESRVELLAHTPEALSLIFAAFRQCYHKGFVGDMWPKLLAGEVDKDKQAEFVCNVLESGHTSPIEHVSFTFAIEGVSRALTHQLVRHRIASYSQQSQRYVDGSNFDYILPPHIGRIPEARERFEKFLDEVGSAYRDLKAILEENGRRGPKANEDARFVLPQAAESKIVVSMNCRTLINFFEQRCCMRAQWEIRGLAMKMLALVREAVPVIFDAAGAKCERLGYCPEGEKFSCGRYPTRD, encoded by the coding sequence ATGCCCGCTGTCGAAAGCCGGGTGGAGCTTCTGGCCCATACACCGGAAGCGCTCTCGCTCATCTTTGCCGCGTTCCGGCAGTGCTACCACAAGGGATTCGTGGGCGACATGTGGCCCAAGCTGCTGGCCGGCGAGGTGGACAAGGACAAGCAGGCGGAGTTCGTCTGCAACGTGCTGGAGTCCGGCCATACCAGCCCCATCGAGCATGTCTCCTTCACCTTCGCCATCGAGGGCGTGTCCCGCGCCCTGACGCACCAGCTGGTGCGCCACCGCATCGCCTCCTACTCCCAGCAGAGCCAGCGCTACGTGGACGGCAGCAACTTCGATTACATCCTGCCGCCGCACATCGGCCGCATTCCGGAGGCCAGGGAGCGCTTCGAGAAGTTCCTGGACGAGGTGGGCAGCGCCTACCGCGACCTGAAAGCGATCCTTGAGGAAAATGGCCGCAGGGGGCCCAAGGCCAACGAGGACGCGCGCTTTGTGCTGCCCCAGGCGGCGGAGTCCAAGATTGTGGTCTCCATGAACTGCCGCACGCTCATTAACTTCTTCGAGCAGCGCTGCTGCATGCGCGCGCAGTGGGAGATACGCGGCCTGGCCATGAAGATGCTGGCCCTGGTGCGCGAGGCCGTGCCCGTGATCTTCGACGCAGCCGGCGCCAAGTGCGAGCGGCTGGGCTACTGCCCGGAAGGGGAGAAGTTCAGCTGCGGTCGCTACCCCACGCGCGACTAG